TGCCAATATTTTTTTTTAGGCTCAATAAAGATCTTCTTAGCATTACTTGTAATAATATGATCTGAATAAATGAATTGAACGCTATCAATTGCACTAATGTTTTGATTGATTGGCTCGTAATATGAAAAATTGACTAATGCCGAGTCACTAGAGCTGAGGTAAGTGATATCATAGGTGAAAGTAGCTCTATTTCTTTTAGCTTTGAATGCTAAATGAGAATGGATAAAATAAAGCGTACCGCGTTGTTGCAGGGAAGAGATGTAATATTTAGAAATTTTTTGCGCCCTAATATCAAATGAAAATACAAAAATAAAAAGCATGGATAACGATAAATTTACCCATGCTTTTTTTAATATACTACTCACCATATACATATACTTCGTAAGAAGCAAAAAGCGAGAGTACTCTTACTGCTCGCTCATCAACGTGATGAATTTTAGTAATTCCTTCATTTTTTGCAGCCGCTTCTATGCTAGCATCTCCTGTAGCAAATATACCTAAAATAGAAGTCGCCTTTGCAACCCCTACTTTTGAAGAGTTGGGATATCCTGTGGCAGTTACAGGAGACTTCACATCTACATAAATAGAGGCAAACAGAGGAGCTTTTACTTACGCACAACTGGATAAGATAAACAAAGTTATCACTACCGCAAAAAATTTTGAGAGTTTCATTTGGGTATTAAAGATTAAAAATTTTGAAGATTTAAGTTTGTACTCTTCTTTTTTACATAGTAATGCTCTTATCGCTATGCGGATGCAAATGTAATATTTTCTGCCGAAAGTAAAAATTTTTGCCTAATTTTTATTTCCTTTC
This is a stretch of genomic DNA from Bacteroidia bacterium. It encodes these proteins:
- a CDS encoding TRL-like family protein is translated as MKSPVTATGYPNSSKVGVAKATSILGIFATGDASIEAAAKNEGITKIHHVDERAVRVLSLFASYEVYVYGE